One window from the genome of Longimicrobium terrae encodes:
- a CDS encoding LEA type 2 family protein — protein sequence MKVAIRSAVASLAVIVLSGCAGLGGLEQVLQAPTFAVEGAQQAQLRLLGPSADRPTGGASIRLYARVRNPNPIGLTLTRVVGNLALGGTRAAQVNFPLGVPMQANGESVIPLDVVLSFSDLPGLANVAQSALTGQPVRYSLNGTVGVDAGLLGQPSFGPTQLLEGNLRVTR from the coding sequence ATGAAGGTTGCGATTCGTAGCGCGGTCGCCTCGCTGGCCGTGATCGTTCTTTCCGGCTGCGCGGGGCTGGGCGGGCTGGAGCAGGTGCTGCAGGCCCCCACCTTTGCCGTGGAAGGCGCGCAGCAGGCTCAGCTTCGCCTGCTGGGCCCCTCCGCGGACCGGCCCACGGGCGGCGCTTCCATCCGCCTGTACGCGCGCGTGCGCAACCCCAATCCCATCGGGCTTACGCTCACCCGCGTGGTGGGCAACCTGGCGCTGGGCGGCACCCGCGCGGCGCAGGTGAACTTTCCGCTGGGCGTGCCCATGCAGGCCAACGGCGAAAGCGTGATTCCGCTGGACGTGGTGCTCAGCTTCAGCGATCTGCCTGGGCTGGCCAACGTGGCGCAGAGCGCGCTGACCGGCCAGCCGGTGCGCTACTCGCTGAACGGCACCGTCGGGGTGGATGCGGGCCTCCTGGGCCAGCCCAGCTTCGGCCCCACGCAGCTGCTGGAAGGCAACCTGCGCGTCACGCGGTAG
- a CDS encoding metal-sulfur cluster assembly factor, with the protein MATEAEIKKALRKVKDPELNLDLVVLGLIYDIRIDGARVDVTMSLTSPGCPVAGQLLDQAREAVESVPGVEHAEVELTFSPPWTANRINPTIRAALGL; encoded by the coding sequence ATGGCGACAGAAGCCGAAATCAAGAAGGCGCTCCGCAAGGTCAAGGACCCGGAGCTGAACCTGGACCTGGTGGTACTGGGTCTCATCTACGACATCCGCATCGACGGCGCCCGCGTGGACGTCACCATGTCGCTCACCTCTCCCGGCTGCCCCGTGGCGGGCCAGCTGCTGGACCAGGCGCGCGAGGCGGTGGAAAGCGTTCCGGGCGTGGAGCACGCCGAGGTGGAGCTCACCTTTTCGCCGCCGTGGACGGCGAACCGCATCAACCCCACCATCCGCGCCGCGCTCGGCCTCTGA
- a CDS encoding prolyl oligopeptidase family serine peptidase, producing MTRSPLRGAACGAVLLAAAWASPAGAQTAANGYDLSVRNIMRGPELVGRSPDEVRWSDDGRWVYFRWRNPEARDTATHVYRVAAAGGEPQMLADSVADRVAPAMAGAWNRDRTRRAAERMGDVYVTVDGRERRITDTPTRERQPELSRDGRTVFFVSGTNLWSVPVEGGPLRQLTDIRSEAAPRPPETAGQRGALRQDQTELFDVIRDRDEERRRREQVDSLRATVRPAYIGRNMSVSSFEVSPSGRYLLLGVSERVEGAQQTSIPYWITESGYTEPVNQRNKVGDVQSVERAAILDLNTSRLAWITPDSAQTARKVSLTTLAWAPSQDRALVMGVPYDFKARWLYVAGTDGKLTMVDEVRDTAWVGGPGLYTADWISDDRIFFVSEASGYAHLYTRDLNGGAATPVTSGQWEVTDVTLTPDRRTFLITTSETHPGERALYSVPVTGGARTRITPLAGWTEATPSPDTRWLALLHSTSNTPPELYLMPNRPGARPRQVTESRTAEFRRGSWIQPEVMSFRARDGQMVYARIYRPRDVGAQPNGGGVFFVHGAGYLQDAHRGWSTYYREYMFNHLLASRGYTVMDVDYRGSSGYGAAVRTGIYRHMGGLDLTDHVDAARWMVQNEGVDPKRIGLYGGSYGGFITLMGMFTEQETFRSGAALRSVTDWSHYNHWYTSRILNLPQTDTLAYRQSSPIYFAEGLRGDLLMAHGMVDTNVHFQDIVRLSQRLIELGKTNWELAVYPVEDHGFVRADSWTDEYRRIYELFERTLRPESPPLPNGNGRE from the coding sequence ATGACGCGTTCTCCTCTTCGCGGGGCGGCGTGCGGCGCCGTTCTGCTGGCGGCCGCCTGGGCGTCGCCCGCCGGCGCGCAGACCGCCGCGAACGGCTACGACCTTTCCGTGCGCAACATCATGCGGGGCCCCGAGCTGGTGGGGCGCTCGCCGGATGAGGTGCGCTGGTCGGATGACGGCCGCTGGGTGTACTTCCGCTGGCGCAATCCGGAAGCCCGCGACACGGCCACGCACGTCTACCGCGTCGCCGCGGCGGGCGGCGAGCCCCAGATGCTGGCCGACTCCGTGGCCGACCGCGTAGCGCCCGCGATGGCGGGGGCGTGGAACCGCGACCGCACTCGGCGCGCCGCCGAACGCATGGGCGACGTGTACGTGACCGTCGACGGGCGCGAGCGGCGCATTACCGATACGCCCACCCGCGAGCGGCAGCCGGAGCTTTCGCGCGACGGGCGCACGGTGTTCTTCGTCTCCGGCACCAACCTGTGGTCGGTGCCGGTGGAGGGCGGGCCGCTTCGGCAGTTGACGGACATCCGCTCGGAAGCCGCGCCCCGGCCGCCGGAGACCGCGGGGCAGCGCGGCGCCCTGCGGCAGGACCAGACGGAGCTGTTCGACGTCATCCGCGACCGCGACGAGGAGCGCCGCCGCCGCGAGCAGGTGGATTCGCTTCGCGCCACCGTGCGCCCTGCGTACATCGGCCGCAACATGTCCGTCAGCAGCTTCGAGGTGTCGCCTTCCGGGCGCTACCTGCTGCTGGGCGTGAGCGAGCGGGTGGAAGGCGCGCAGCAGACCAGCATTCCGTACTGGATTACGGAGAGCGGCTACACCGAGCCGGTGAACCAGCGAAACAAGGTGGGCGACGTCCAGAGCGTGGAGCGCGCCGCCATCCTGGACCTGAACACCTCGCGCCTGGCGTGGATTACGCCCGACAGCGCGCAGACGGCCCGCAAGGTGTCGCTCACCACCTTGGCCTGGGCGCCGTCTCAGGACCGCGCGCTGGTGATGGGCGTGCCGTACGACTTCAAGGCGCGCTGGCTGTACGTGGCGGGAACGGACGGCAAGCTGACGATGGTGGATGAGGTGCGCGACACCGCGTGGGTGGGCGGCCCCGGGCTGTACACGGCCGACTGGATCAGCGACGACCGTATCTTCTTCGTGTCCGAGGCCAGCGGATACGCGCACCTGTACACGCGCGACCTGAACGGCGGCGCGGCGACGCCCGTCACGTCCGGGCAGTGGGAAGTCACGGACGTCACGCTGACGCCGGACCGGCGCACGTTCCTGATCACGACGAGCGAGACGCATCCCGGCGAGCGGGCGCTGTACTCCGTTCCCGTCACGGGCGGCGCGCGCACGCGCATCACCCCGCTGGCGGGGTGGACGGAAGCCACGCCCTCGCCCGACACGCGCTGGCTGGCGCTGCTGCATTCCACGAGCAACACGCCGCCGGAGCTGTACCTGATGCCCAACCGCCCCGGCGCGCGCCCGCGCCAGGTGACGGAGTCGCGCACGGCCGAGTTCCGCCGCGGGTCGTGGATTCAGCCGGAGGTCATGTCGTTCCGGGCCCGCGACGGGCAGATGGTGTACGCCCGCATCTACCGTCCCCGTGACGTGGGCGCGCAGCCCAACGGCGGCGGCGTCTTCTTCGTGCACGGCGCGGGGTACCTGCAGGACGCGCATCGCGGATGGAGCACGTACTATCGCGAGTACATGTTCAATCACCTGCTCGCCTCGCGCGGCTACACGGTGATGGACGTGGACTACCGCGGCTCCAGCGGCTACGGCGCGGCGGTGCGCACCGGCATCTACCGCCACATGGGCGGGCTGGATCTGACGGACCACGTGGACGCCGCGCGCTGGATGGTGCAGAACGAGGGTGTGGATCCCAAGCGCATCGGCCTGTACGGCGGCTCGTACGGCGGGTTCATCACGCTGATGGGGATGTTCACCGAACAGGAGACGTTCCGCAGTGGCGCCGCGCTGCGCTCGGTGACGGACTGGTCGCACTACAACCACTGGTACACCAGCCGCATTCTGAACCTGCCGCAGACGGACACGCTGGCCTACCGCCAGTCGTCGCCCATCTACTTTGCCGAGGGGCTGCGCGGCGACCTGCTGATGGCGCACGGCATGGTGGACACCAACGTGCACTTTCAGGATATCGTGCGGCTGTCGCAGCGGCTGATCGAACTCGGCAAGACGAACTGGGAACTCGCCGTCTACCCGGTGGAAGACCACGGCTTCGTGCGCGCGGACTCGTGGACGGACGAGTACCGGCGCATCTACGAACTGTTTGAGCGGACGTTGCGGCCGGAGTCGCCGCCGCTGCCGAACGGGAACGGCAGGGAATAG
- a CDS encoding plastocyanin/azurin family copper-binding protein — MAIRDLMKLPVIGLLALAAACGGGESSDNAAATTESAPAATTTTTETAAPAATTAPAAGATAPATGNVVEIKMVSENGGASGKFEPANVTVKKGDVIRWVMADAQAAHNVSFSMAQGNPAGFSAPADSPYLNQAGQTFDVTVTMEPGTYNYVCVPHMAMGMVGSITVQ; from the coding sequence ATGGCGATTCGCGATCTGATGAAGCTGCCCGTCATTGGGCTTCTTGCGCTGGCGGCTGCGTGCGGCGGCGGCGAGAGCAGCGACAACGCGGCCGCGACGACCGAGTCGGCGCCGGCTGCCACGACCACCACCACCGAGACGGCGGCTCCGGCCGCCACCACCGCTCCGGCGGCGGGCGCCACGGCTCCGGCCACCGGGAACGTGGTCGAGATCAAGATGGTCAGCGAGAACGGCGGCGCGTCCGGCAAGTTCGAGCCGGCCAACGTGACGGTCAAGAAGGGCGACGTGATCCGCTGGGTCATGGCCGACGCCCAGGCCGCGCACAACGTTTCGTTCTCGATGGCGCAGGGCAACCCGGCCGGCTTCAGCGCCCCCGCGGACAGCCCGTACCTGAACCAGGCCGGCCAGACGTTCGACGTCACGGTCACCATGGAGCCCGGCACCTACAACTATGTCTGCGTGCCGCACATGGCGATGGGCATGGTCGGCTCCATCACCGTTCAGTAA
- a CDS encoding sensor domain-containing diguanylate cyclase — protein sequence MDEVGSASLDPAAVVLAFASIPLAGTPDATAQACVDAIRLLTHGPARLLVPTRPVPLSVGDAADGLVSVLRFHAAGGEGEMLASPEAAKIAPRLLALMAQQLARVWAVQQQRAEQTLELDQLRFHLGALQQVARTLAVVRGADETVRLVLDSVGEVFFAWWAALYHTDGEQYTCRAVRSLRGESVAFAIPARVVNAITGPGRPPIVPPEDAEIRDHVPAEVAVVAPLDFGDGGAGLLILGRRMTEAPYEAHDLALLRALADSSAIALRNAELLDRLRAQATIDPLTGCHNRRGFDEILEREMARAQRYGRPLSLVLLDIDRFKSINDDFGHEVGDHALQRIGRAVRHSFRSSDSACRYGGEEFALIFPETGRDEGSRLAEKMRVVVEQLPPNAEVPRTLTASFGVASFPDDAATIPDLIRAADRALYQAKTRGRNRVETA from the coding sequence GTGGATGAGGTGGGGTCCGCAAGCCTGGACCCGGCGGCGGTCGTTCTCGCCTTCGCCTCCATTCCCCTGGCCGGAACTCCCGACGCCACCGCGCAGGCCTGCGTGGACGCCATCCGCCTGCTGACGCACGGACCGGCGCGCCTGCTGGTGCCCACGCGTCCCGTACCGCTGTCCGTGGGGGACGCCGCGGACGGGCTGGTGTCCGTGCTGCGCTTTCATGCGGCGGGCGGCGAGGGAGAGATGCTGGCTTCCCCGGAGGCGGCGAAGATCGCTCCGCGCCTGCTGGCGCTCATGGCCCAGCAGTTGGCGCGGGTGTGGGCGGTGCAGCAGCAGCGGGCGGAGCAGACGCTGGAACTGGATCAGCTGCGCTTTCACCTGGGCGCGCTGCAGCAGGTGGCGCGCACGCTGGCGGTGGTGCGCGGCGCGGACGAGACGGTGCGGCTGGTGCTGGATTCCGTGGGCGAGGTGTTCTTTGCGTGGTGGGCCGCGCTGTACCACACGGACGGCGAGCAGTACACCTGCCGCGCGGTCCGCTCGCTCCGCGGCGAGTCCGTGGCCTTCGCCATCCCGGCGCGGGTGGTGAACGCCATCACCGGGCCCGGGCGGCCGCCCATCGTGCCGCCGGAAGATGCGGAGATCCGCGACCACGTCCCCGCCGAGGTGGCGGTGGTGGCGCCGCTGGACTTCGGCGATGGCGGGGCGGGGCTGCTGATCCTGGGCCGGCGGATGACGGAGGCGCCGTACGAGGCGCACGACCTGGCCCTGCTGCGGGCGCTGGCGGACTCGTCGGCCATCGCGCTGCGCAACGCCGAGCTGCTGGACCGGCTGCGCGCGCAGGCGACCATCGATCCGCTCACCGGCTGCCACAACCGCCGCGGCTTCGACGAGATCTTGGAGCGGGAGATGGCGCGCGCCCAGCGCTACGGGCGTCCGCTCTCGCTCGTCCTGCTGGACATCGACCGGTTCAAGAGCATCAACGACGACTTCGGGCACGAGGTGGGCGACCACGCGCTGCAGCGCATCGGGCGCGCGGTGCGGCACTCGTTCCGCAGCAGCGACAGCGCGTGCCGCTACGGCGGCGAGGAGTTCGCCCTGATCTTTCCGGAGACGGGGCGGGATGAAGGTTCGCGGCTGGCGGAAAAGATGCGCGTCGTCGTCGAGCAGCTGCCGCCCAACGCCGAGGTGCCGCGCACGCTGACGGCCAGCTTCGGGGTCGCATCCTTTCCGGACGACGCGGCGACGATCCCCGACCTCATCCGGGCCGCGGACCGCGCGCTGTACCAGGCCAAGACCCGCGGGCGCAACCGGGTGGAAACGGCCTGA
- a CDS encoding 6-phosphofructokinase, with product MSDSSTPRVRKIAINTGGGDAPGLNAVIRAATLAALSEGWEVYGIRRGYMGLLEDVVDDEPGFFPLTANAVRGITHLGGTILGTTTRGNPFGLEVRQPDGTWGKVDRSDEIVERFREREIDALIAIGGDGSLSIAHALHLKGLPVIGVPKTIDNDLSATDMTFGFQSAVEVATDAIGRLHSTAEAHQRVMVVQLMGRHTGWIALESGLAGGADVILIPEIPYDIDRIVEKVKQRDVQGRRFSIVVVAEGARPANGEASFLDSTGRYGGIADRLATQIEAATGKEARSMVLGHIQRGGEPIAFDRSLSLRFGAAAVRCIREGSLGTMVALQGNHIRAVPLGDAIRDLKRVPLDSELVVCSRQLGISFGD from the coding sequence ATGAGCGACAGCAGCACGCCCCGAGTTCGCAAGATCGCGATCAACACCGGCGGCGGCGACGCCCCGGGACTGAACGCGGTGATCCGCGCGGCCACGCTGGCGGCCCTGAGCGAGGGCTGGGAAGTGTACGGCATCCGCCGCGGCTACATGGGGCTGCTGGAGGACGTGGTGGACGACGAGCCGGGCTTCTTTCCGCTCACGGCCAATGCGGTGCGCGGCATCACGCACCTGGGCGGCACCATCCTGGGCACCACCACCCGCGGCAACCCGTTCGGCCTGGAAGTCCGCCAGCCGGACGGCACCTGGGGCAAGGTGGACCGCTCCGACGAGATCGTGGAGCGCTTTCGCGAGCGGGAGATCGATGCCTTGATCGCCATCGGCGGCGACGGGTCGCTGAGCATCGCGCACGCGCTGCACCTGAAGGGGCTGCCGGTGATCGGCGTGCCCAAGACCATCGACAACGACCTGAGCGCCACGGACATGACCTTCGGGTTCCAGTCCGCGGTGGAGGTGGCCACGGACGCCATCGGCCGGCTGCACTCCACGGCCGAGGCGCACCAGCGGGTGATGGTGGTGCAGCTGATGGGGCGCCACACGGGATGGATCGCGCTGGAGTCCGGCCTGGCGGGCGGTGCGGACGTGATCCTCATCCCCGAGATCCCGTACGACATCGACCGCATCGTGGAAAAGGTGAAGCAGCGCGACGTGCAGGGGCGCCGCTTCAGCATCGTGGTGGTGGCGGAGGGCGCGCGCCCGGCCAACGGCGAGGCCAGCTTTCTGGACAGCACCGGCCGCTACGGCGGCATCGCGGACCGCCTGGCCACGCAGATCGAGGCGGCGACGGGCAAGGAGGCACGGTCGATGGTGCTGGGGCACATTCAGCGCGGCGGCGAGCCCATCGCCTTTGACCGCAGCCTTTCCCTGCGCTTTGGCGCGGCCGCGGTGCGCTGCATTCGCGAGGGGAGCCTGGGAACGATGGTGGCGCTGCAGGGCAACCACATCCGCGCGGTGCCGCTGGGCGACGCCATCCGCGACCTGAAGCGGGTGCCGCTGGATTCGGAGCTGGTGGTGTGCTCGCGCCAGCTGGGGATCTCGTTCGGCGACTGA
- the yhbY gene encoding ribosome assembly RNA-binding protein YhbY: MEITPKQRAHLKSLAHHLKAVMFVGKEGVNEQTIRSLEEAFNTRELLKVKVLEAAPVELRDGARELAERIPGAVVVQTIGRIAVLYRPDPEKPEIQLPPA; the protein is encoded by the coding sequence GTGGAAATCACTCCCAAGCAGCGCGCGCACCTCAAGTCTCTGGCGCACCACCTCAAGGCCGTGATGTTCGTCGGCAAGGAAGGGGTGAACGAGCAGACGATCCGTTCGCTGGAAGAAGCGTTCAACACCCGCGAACTGCTCAAGGTGAAGGTGCTTGAGGCCGCGCCGGTGGAACTGCGCGACGGCGCCCGCGAGCTGGCGGAGCGCATTCCCGGCGCCGTGGTGGTGCAGACCATCGGCCGCATCGCCGTGCTGTACCGCCCCGATCCGGAAAAGCCCGAGATCCAGCTTCCGCCGGCCTGA
- a CDS encoding ferritin-like domain-containing protein, protein MDTDTTRLDAGHVPAATAEILDGLNDLLQLDHDAVGAYQIAMEKLQDRDNAAQIGGFLRDHERHIRELNELIADLGGTPKNQPHATGPFKLALQSLGGLAGDRGVLMAFRHNELQVRAKYDSYAAKANLWPTNIKRVVDGAALDEERHYRWVADAMKALGWGDGEGPELDAIDAARERAAVGAGTLNHAKELAGHAREAVVDATGQARERVADVAGQARDKAADVAEHARELSGQARERVVDAAAAVRNRISGMTGHGTERPGAYADAALGDGTYATYGTGTDRVAALRGRARDAGESFEHRYQERPLQTLAIAGIAGFVIGRLLR, encoded by the coding sequence GTGGACACCGATACGACGCGCCTGGACGCGGGGCACGTGCCGGCGGCCACGGCCGAGATCCTGGACGGGTTGAACGACCTGCTCCAGCTCGACCATGATGCCGTCGGCGCCTACCAGATCGCGATGGAAAAGCTGCAGGACCGCGACAACGCGGCCCAGATCGGCGGCTTTCTGCGCGACCACGAGCGCCACATCCGCGAGCTCAACGAACTGATCGCGGATCTGGGCGGGACGCCCAAGAACCAGCCGCACGCCACCGGACCCTTCAAGCTTGCGCTGCAGAGCCTGGGCGGACTCGCCGGCGACCGCGGCGTGCTGATGGCCTTTCGCCACAACGAGCTGCAGGTGCGCGCCAAGTACGATTCGTACGCGGCCAAGGCCAACCTGTGGCCCACCAACATCAAGCGCGTGGTCGACGGCGCCGCGCTGGACGAGGAGCGCCACTACCGCTGGGTGGCCGACGCCATGAAGGCGCTGGGCTGGGGTGACGGCGAAGGCCCGGAGCTGGACGCCATCGACGCGGCGCGCGAGCGCGCCGCGGTGGGCGCCGGCACGCTGAACCACGCGAAGGAACTGGCCGGCCACGCCCGCGAGGCCGTGGTGGACGCGACCGGGCAGGCGCGCGAACGGGTGGCCGACGTGGCCGGGCAGGCGCGTGACAAGGCCGCCGACGTGGCGGAGCACGCCCGCGAACTGAGCGGCCAGGCGCGCGAGCGCGTGGTGGACGCCGCCGCCGCGGTGCGCAACCGCATCAGCGGCATGACGGGGCACGGCACGGAGCGTCCGGGCGCCTACGCCGACGCGGCGCTGGGTGACGGCACGTACGCCACCTACGGCACCGGGACGGACCGCGTGGCGGCCCTGCGCGGCCGGGCGCGCGACGCGGGAGAATCGTTCGAACACCGCTACCAGGAGCGGCCGCTGCAGACGCTGGCGATCGCCGGGATCGCCGGCTTCGTCATCGGCCGGCTGCTTCGCTAA
- a CDS encoding DHH family phosphoesterase, with protein MNRTMMMDAPTPLPVNDALPIARAKAETFLRGLAADARIVVFCHFDADGLSAGALFGRGLARMGFTNVTVVHSDRGENAFSDVARVRLAALRPDAMIVTDLGVHHAGVLPDVPTMFVDHHRPEGEPGEGTIISGYGWDPIPASAWLAYELLAPLADVDDLSWLAAVGTIGDLGEKAPWDALPAMRKRWTGKWLREAVSLTNAARRAREFDVDTPLRMMMTADGPRAIVEDDTLGADRLRGYRAQVQEELAIARRIGPVFSADKLWALIPLDSGCQIHPLIAQQWRTRLAKNAVIAANRGYLPGVVAFSSRTARKDLVLPTLLRAPDIGAEDEASFGRGHDQASGGHLPPVLFNRLMDALGFDHRAQVAED; from the coding sequence ATGAACAGGACGATGATGATGGATGCCCCCACGCCGCTGCCGGTCAACGACGCACTGCCCATCGCGCGGGCCAAGGCAGAGACCTTTCTGCGCGGGCTGGCGGCGGATGCGCGGATCGTGGTGTTCTGCCACTTCGATGCGGACGGGCTTTCGGCGGGCGCGCTGTTCGGGCGGGGGCTGGCGCGGATGGGCTTTACCAACGTCACCGTCGTGCACTCGGACCGCGGGGAGAACGCGTTCAGCGACGTGGCGCGGGTGCGATTGGCGGCGCTGCGGCCGGATGCGATGATCGTCACCGACCTCGGCGTGCACCACGCGGGCGTGCTCCCCGACGTCCCCACGATGTTCGTCGATCATCACCGGCCGGAGGGCGAGCCCGGCGAGGGGACCATCATTTCCGGCTACGGATGGGACCCCATCCCCGCGTCCGCCTGGCTCGCGTACGAACTGCTGGCCCCGCTGGCGGATGTGGATGACCTGAGCTGGCTGGCCGCCGTGGGCACCATCGGCGACCTGGGCGAGAAAGCGCCGTGGGATGCGCTGCCGGCGATGCGGAAGCGGTGGACCGGCAAGTGGCTGCGCGAGGCCGTGTCGCTCACCAACGCCGCCCGCCGCGCCCGCGAGTTCGACGTCGATACCCCGCTGCGGATGATGATGACGGCGGACGGCCCGCGCGCGATCGTGGAAGACGACACACTGGGCGCGGACCGGCTGCGCGGCTACCGTGCGCAGGTGCAGGAGGAGCTGGCGATCGCGCGGCGCATCGGGCCGGTGTTTTCCGCGGACAAGCTGTGGGCGCTCATTCCGCTGGACAGCGGCTGCCAGATCCATCCGCTGATCGCGCAGCAGTGGCGCACACGGCTGGCGAAGAACGCGGTGATCGCGGCCAACCGGGGCTACCTGCCGGGCGTGGTCGCCTTCAGTTCCCGCACGGCGCGCAAGGACCTGGTGCTCCCCACCCTGCTGCGCGCCCCCGACATCGGCGCGGAAGACGAGGCCAGCTTCGGCCGCGGGCACGACCAGGCATCCGGCGGCCATCTTCCCCCGGTGCTCTTCAACCGGCTGATGGACGCGCTCGGCTTCGACCATCGCGCGCAGGTGGCTGAGGACTGA